From the genome of Streptomyces sp. V1I1, one region includes:
- a CDS encoding transposase — MVEVNRPDKAERRRIGKSDPIDAYAAARAVVSGRAGSAPKGDAINGIRSLHNAARSAIKARTATLNQIGHILISAPDDIRVKYEVLQGNKRIEALTRLRLGDDPVRVPILTALRTLARRVKNLTEEHDTLTAAVDALVTHLNPGLRAAYGVGPDTATQLLITAGDNPNRLRTEASFAALCGAAPVPASSGKTNRHRLSRGGDRAANGALYLIALVRMARDRHTRDYVERQTKAGRTKKEIIRLLNAPSRGRSSATSPRRSRFPRSLTSGRPAKPRTSRSPPPRTTSGSGLPSSPTSSEAIAATMPSPPPTATGSPPLDQR, encoded by the coding sequence GTGGTCGAGGTCAACCGGCCAGACAAGGCCGAGCGCCGCAGGATCGGCAAGTCCGACCCCATCGACGCCTACGCCGCTGCCCGCGCGGTCGTTTCCGGCCGGGCGGGCAGCGCCCCCAAGGGCGATGCCATCAACGGAATCCGGTCTCTGCACAACGCCGCACGATCTGCGATCAAGGCCCGTACGGCAACGCTGAACCAGATCGGGCACATCCTGATCAGCGCGCCCGACGACATCCGGGTGAAGTACGAGGTGCTGCAAGGCAACAAGCGCATCGAAGCGCTCACCCGCCTCCGTCTGGGCGACGACCCCGTCCGGGTCCCGATCCTGACCGCTCTGCGAACGCTCGCCCGACGCGTCAAGAACCTGACCGAGGAGCACGACACCCTCACCGCGGCGGTGGATGCCCTGGTCACCCATCTCAACCCGGGATTACGCGCCGCCTACGGAGTCGGTCCTGACACCGCGACACAACTGCTGATCACGGCCGGCGATAACCCCAACCGCCTGCGCACCGAGGCTTCTTTCGCGGCCTTGTGCGGCGCCGCCCCGGTCCCTGCCTCCAGCGGCAAGACCAACCGTCACCGGCTCTCCCGCGGTGGGGACCGCGCCGCCAACGGGGCCCTTTACCTGATCGCACTCGTCCGGATGGCCCGTGACCGGCACACCCGCGACTACGTCGAGCGGCAAACCAAGGCTGGGCGGACGAAGAAGGAGATCATTCGCCTCCTCAACGCGCCATCGCGCGGGAGATCTTCCGCTACCTCACCACGACGGTCGCGGTTCCCGAGATCGCTGACCTCAGGCCGGCCCGCCAAGCCAAGAACATCACGCTCACCGCCGCCGCGAACCACTTCGGGGTCTGGCCTGCCGTCATCTCCAACATCGAGCGAGGCCATCGCCGCGACGATGCCTTCGCCGCCTCCTACCGCGACTGGCTCACCGCCGCTTGACCAACGATAG